In Panacibacter ginsenosidivorans, the following proteins share a genomic window:
- a CDS encoding sugar phosphate isomerase/epimerase family protein produces the protein MKQINRRSFLTQTTKAAGAAIVLSQLPKQLLAGAAENNLPIGFQSWTVKDKLSADFPGTLKMMADMGYKMIEMCSPKGYAQIGFGAFTLMKTADIKKTINDAGLTCPSCHFGSAEFADDKIDDSIQFAQDMGLTQMICSTFWLLKTATLDDYKAAAEKLNKAAEKIKAAGMQAGFHNHEFEFAKLDGQLIYDALMKTFDSNLVKMQFQTEVINLGYKAADYFKKYPGRFISSHLSDWTADKKEAPVGQGVIDWKEFFAAAKIGGVKNFFVEMDPDKFKDSAAYIHAM, from the coding sequence ATGAAACAGATAAACCGCAGATCATTTCTTACACAAACAACAAAAGCTGCAGGCGCAGCTATAGTATTATCACAATTACCCAAACAATTATTGGCAGGTGCCGCAGAAAATAATTTGCCTATAGGTTTTCAATCATGGACAGTAAAAGATAAGCTAAGTGCAGATTTTCCCGGAACATTGAAAATGATGGCAGACATGGGTTATAAGATGATAGAAATGTGTTCGCCTAAAGGCTATGCACAAATTGGCTTTGGCGCTTTTACACTTATGAAAACTGCTGATATCAAGAAAACAATAAATGATGCAGGGCTTACCTGCCCAAGCTGTCATTTTGGGTCTGCGGAATTTGCCGACGATAAGATTGATGACAGTATTCAGTTTGCGCAAGATATGGGACTTACACAAATGATCTGCTCGACTTTCTGGTTGCTGAAAACAGCCACATTAGATGATTATAAGGCTGCTGCAGAAAAATTAAATAAAGCAGCAGAAAAAATAAAAGCGGCGGGCATGCAGGCTGGATTTCACAATCACGAATTTGAATTTGCAAAACTTGATGGTCAGCTTATTTATGATGCGCTGATGAAAACATTTGATTCAAACCTCGTGAAGATGCAGTTCCAGACAGAAGTGATTAACCTGGGTTATAAAGCCGCTGATTATTTTAAAAAATATCCCGGAAGATTTATCTCCTCGCATTTGTCAGACTGGACTGCTGATAAAAAAGAAGCACCTGTTGGGCAAGGTGTTATTGACTGGAAAGAGTTTTTTGCAGCTGCAAAAATTGGTGGTGTAAAAAATTTCTTTGTAGAAATGGATCCTGATAAATTCAAGGACAGCGCTGCATACATTCATGCTATGTAA